Part of the Phacochoerus africanus isolate WHEZ1 chromosome 8, ROS_Pafr_v1, whole genome shotgun sequence genome is shown below.
ttagtccctgacctggaaacttctgcatgccactgtcaaggccaaaagaaaagaacaacaaaaacccacCTCCAATCAAAAGGTATGCAATAATTTTTCcggtgttcttttttttgttagtgAAAGTAAAGGACTTACTGGCATATAATGATAAGAGCTAAATGAGCCAATAATGGAGAAAGGGGCTTTTTTCACAGGAGCAGTATTTTCTCCCACCCCATCTCCTTTGATATCGATCAAAACATACCCTTAGccatttagttttaaaaaaaatcaatttgcttCTGCACAAACCCGCATTACTTAATGTACAACAAAGGAGTGGGAAAGGGGAAAATGAGAGACTAGAGAAAACTATACTGTAGCAGTCAGGATGCGGTGGAACCCAACTGTGGTTTTCTGAGAAAGATTTCTTGGTTCTGGAGTAAAGTAGCAGTTCCCCTCTTTAGTACACCCCTCTTGTCTGCAGCTGGGACGTGTCAACTGTATCTTCCTTCTCCATTTCCAACTCTGCAGGTGTATCTGTCTCACTGGTCAGCTGCCCATCAAATTAGAATCTGACCTGCCTCACTGACAAACTCTGTTGTTCACAATAGGCTTTCATTAAAAGTGGTTATGCCTCTGAGTCTTAAACTGCACCCGGGAAGCATCCTGCTGCCTTCGTATGAACAT
Proteins encoded:
- the LOC125134293 gene encoding LOW QUALITY PROTEIN: small ubiquitin-related modifier 2-like (The sequence of the model RefSeq protein was modified relative to this genomic sequence to represent the inferred CDS: substituted 2 bases at 2 genomic stop codons); translated protein: MPDEKPKEGPKTEHLDHVHTKAAGCFPGAVXDSEAXPLLMKAYCEQQKLEMEKEDTVDTSQLQTRGVY